The window CGCATTTCCGGTGTCTTCACCTTCGATATTGTAATAGAACGCCGTAAGCGTTGCCTTCTCTGGAAAACCGTAGGCGAAGTTGAAACCGAACGAATCAATATCGTTCTCCTCCGCAGTCACGGTATTCTGCTGGCCAAAGTAGAAAGCTTTCGCCGAAAGGTTTTCAATTCCGGTAAAGTCACCGGTTCCACCGTCAAAAGTCTGATCGTTCATCCTCCACCCGACGGATCCGATGAAGCGCTGGTCATCAAGATTGTATACCTGACGTCCCACCTTTGCTTTCCCGTAGTCTGGATTTGCATACTGGATCCAGAGTTGGTTGAGCTCCGTGCCCTCACCGGCTTCATCGAGCGGTTGGATGTCTCCTTCCACCGAAGTAAGAGTCTCCCCTTCTGCCATGGCTGTGAACCCATAGAAGTTGGGTGTGGTGTAGCCGTATCGGATGCGGAAAGCCGTTCCATCCCGGTCGGCGGGACTCCCGTCCGGAAGATTGCCGGATGGCGTGTCTAAATCGAAGACTTCGTTCCGCAAACGGATATTGATGTTGAACTTCCCAGGGACGGTTTCTTCGAGCTTGTTGAATCCTTGAGTCAGCAAAGATTCTTTTGGCTCGGGTGCGTCTTGGGCGAGGAGAGAGACCGCACCAGATATGGCTAGGAACGGAATGGATGCGATTAGTTTTCGATTTTTCATTTATTGTGTTTGTTTTGGAAGAGTGCGCTCACGCGCGTGCTTTTATGCATCACTTTGGATGCCAAAATTATTAATACGAAACCTTTATACATTAATATTATTCATGTTTTGGCTGAAAGAATTTCGTCTGTGATTTTGATCGGCAAATTACTCCACGTTAGTAAACGTCCCGCTGATAGTGCTTCTCCGATTTCAGCTTCTTCACGTAACCGGAAGCCTCGTCTTCGGACATCTTTCCGTGTTCGGCAATGATCTCGTGGAGAGCGAGATCCACGTCCTTTGCCATTCTCGATGCGTCTCCGCAAACGAAGAAAGAAGCTCCTCCTTCGAGCCACGCAAACAACTCAGCTCCCTGCTCCCGCATACGATCCTGAACGTAGATCTTCTCCTTTTGGTCGCGGGAAAAAGCGGTGTCCAATCGCTGGAGCTTTCCGTCTTTGAACCATTGCTCTAAGGTGTCTCGATAGAGGAAATCGGTCGCACACTTCTGATCTCCAAAAAACAGCCAGTTTCGGCCCGAAGCCTCCTTTGCGATCCGATCTTCCATGAAGGCTCTAAAGGGGGCGATACCCGTTCCCGGACCAATCATGATCGCATCCTGAGAAAGGTCCTCGGGAGGACGGAAATTCTTATTCGCGTGCGTGTAGACCATCACTTCAGAACCCTCCGGAGCGAGGGATAAGAAATCAGAGCACACTCCAAATCTTGTCCGCCCCTCCTTCTCATAAAACACCCGTGCAACAGTGACGTGAACCTCACTAGGATGGGCTTCCGGACTGGATGAGATGGAATACAAACGGTGATTCAGCTTCTTTAAGATCGAGACCAAAGCCTCTCCGTTTGCGAACTGAACCGGGTAGTCGGTAACGAGATCGAGCAAGTCACGGCCCCAGCAATACTCATCAAAAGCCTTCTTGTTCTCAATGAGTGTGAGAAGGGATTCGCTTCCATTACTGGCAGCCACAGCTTCTGCCAATTTTTTGGTTACATTGGTGATCTCAAAATCAGAACGAAGAGCCTCTTCGAGCGACTTGCTGGCACCATCCGCACCCATCACTTCCCCTTTTGGATCGAGCTCCAGACGTGCAATCAGATCATTCACGAGCTTTTCATTGTTGAGAGGAATCACCGCAAGTGCATCCCCGACCTCGTATTCAAGCCCCGAACCCTCCAACGAGAGGGATACGTGCCGGGTTTCCTTGGCTGAACCTTCTTTATTCAAGTTTAGATTCTGAAGGACTTTGGCTGGAAATGGGTTCTTCTTTCCATAGGCTTCGGCGACTTCAGTCTCGGCGGAAACCTCTGGTGCAACGACCGTTTCTGTTGGAGCGGAACTCGCCAAAGCAGATCCCAGTGATTGGATCCAACCTTCAAAAGGTTCCTCAAACTCAACGTCAGCGTCGACCCGATCAACAAGCCTTTTCGCCCCCAGAGTCTCGAGGCGCCCGTCGAAGTCCTTCGCACATTTACAAAACTCCGGGTAGCTGGTATCCCCGAGACCGAAGACAGCAAAAGAGGTTTTCTCGAGGCGCGGCGCACCTTCGTCCATGAGAAAGGAATGTAACCCCGCTGCATTATCCGGTGGTTCGCCATCACCATAGGTGCTGGATACCAAAACAAGGTTTTCTTCCTCGGTAATTTTGTCCGTTGAATAGGCGTCCATGTCGACAACTGTCGCTTCAACACCGGAGGACTTCAGTTGTTTGGCTGCTTGACCGGCAAGTGCTTCCGCATTGCCCGTTTGAGATCCAAAAAGGATCGTTGCTTTGACGGCGGGAGTTTCCTCCACCGCTTCCCCCGGACGTTCTGAGAACATACCTGCCAGAAAACCGTTGAGCCAGGCACGCTGGTCCGCGGAAAACGGCGCATTATCCGGAACGAAGGGGATATATGAGTTAGACTGTGGCATGATTGAAAAATAGTGTTTTCAGGGCTTCGATGTCGTGACGCCGGACGAACTCGAGGAAACTCTCACCTCTCTCGCGACCGGCCATGTATCGCTCCAACATATACTCGATGACATCCGGCAACTCGTCCCCAGGTATTCCGTTGTGAAGTTCCCGGGCAATACCCTGTTCGTTATCCACTCCACCTCCGATGACCATATTGTATCCTTCAACGGATTCACCGTCCCGCTTCACCGGCGTAGCGACGAGGCCGATATCACCAATGTAATGTTGAGCACAAGAGTTAGGGCATCCGGTCAGGTGAATGTTGATCGGTTGGTCCAATGAAATCTCACCGGAAAGTCTTTCGCTTATCTTCATGGCATGGCCCTTGGTGTCTGCCGAGGAAAACCTACAGCCCCGATTTCCCGTGCAGGCTACCAAGCCTCCTGTAACAAAGTTAGCCGTATATTCCAGCTGGAGCGCCTTAATCTCCCCCTTCACCGTTTCCAAATCGGCATCGGAGATGTGGGGCAGAATAACGTTCTGCCATACGGTCAGTCGAATATCTCCCGTCCCGTAGCGTCGTGAGATTTTCGCGAGTCCTCTCATTTGCTCTGGAGTCAGGAAACCAACTGGAACGACCACGCCGATGTAGTTCAGACCTTTTTGCTTTTGAGGGTGCACTCCCAGGTAACCGTGACGGACAATTTCGAATCTCGGCTCACACTCGTCGAACGGTAAGCAGCCCATCGTGAAGGCGAGTTTCTTCTGCGTCTCCTCGAGAAACTTTTCGACACCCCAATCATCAATTAAATACTTCAGACGCGCCTTTTTACGGTTCGTGCGACAACCGTGCTCTACAAAAACTCGAACCATTGCCGCAGCGACAGGAACACACTCATCGGGCCTGAGCAGCAAACCGCAGTCGCTGGCAAACTGCCTGTGCCCTGTGATTCCACACAGCTGAACTCGGAAATATACCCCGGGATCGACACCGTGCCCCTCTCCGACCCGAACCGCGAGAAAGCCAATATCGTTTGTATCCGCGCAGACACTAATCGAACCTCCACCGTCAAAAGAAATGTTAAACTTCCGCGGAAGATCATACATTTCCCGGGTGTTCAGGATATACGTATGCATGTTTCTCGCGAGGGGGAGGACATCGTACACTTCGTTTGGATCGAAACCGGCAGTCGGCGAAGCGGTAACGTTACGAAGATTGTCTGCTCCAGAGCCTTTCGAGGTGAGTCCGAGGTCAGCCAAGTGAAGTAAAACCTTCATTGAATCCTTCGGCATGATCTCACGGATTTGAAAGTTACCCCGGGTCGTCACATGAGCATATTGACCTCCCCATTTTTCCGCGATCTCCGCAAGGCCTTCCATCTGGTGAGCCAGTAAGGCGCAGCCCGCAATTCGGCAGCGAAGCATCAGGGAGTCCTGTGCCGGCTTCACGTAGAAGAGGCCGTGAAACTTCCAGCGAAAGACATCGCCACCCTCGGGAAACTTGTCCTGTTCGGCGTGCTCCCAGATTTTGTCGAAAACATCCAGACCATGTTCCTCGTGCTTGATCTTCTCCTCCTTGCAAAGGTCTTCGATGGGAACTCCATAGACCTCCTCGAGCTTGTTCCCGGTTACGGACTCTCCAGCATTATTCGTGATCCGACCGTCTGCGGTTTCTCCGAGAAAAGAACTGCCCGCCCTCTGAGCGACTCCGGAAAAGAATCCCTCAAGATAGTTTTTCTGCTCACGGGAAAAACCGGTCTGATTCGGAATATTCATACCCTACCCAACATCGCCTGTTCTTGTTTCGTCCTCAGGCTCGTCTTGCTTAGGTCCGACTGACTCCTCAGCCTCCGTTGATACCCGATACTTTGGATCGAGTTGGGAGCTACGAATTTGAAAAGAGGGATTGGCTGACCGCAATGCCGCCCCGGTAAAGAAAGCCTGAAGATACTCTTTCTGTTCGGAAGAAAACTCCTCTCCCTCAAAGTGCTCCGTTGGCTTCTTCATGGTTAGTTCAGAGATCATTTCTCGTCTCCTTATCAGTTTCTGAATCGGATGGTTTGTGCAGGAGAAAACGTAGGTTGGCCCTAGCCATCTCAAAACCTTCCTCGTAAAGATCCGGTCGATCTTCGCCGTGCTGCAAGGCCTCTCCCAAACCGCCTCCCTTGGACTCCACTTTTATGGAGACGGAAGCAGACTTCAGGGCTGGCTGTTTGGATAGAGGATCCGCTTCTTCGATCGTGGAGGCATTGACCGAGAACTTTTCCCCGAATGCCTGGTTCCAATGAATGGGCGCGAAGCAATGCCCGGGAAGAACCTCTTTCGAAAGCTTCGCCGTAATCCGAAAATCGCCGCTCTCAGACGTCACCGCAAGAAGATCGTTGTCTTCAACTCCCAGTCGTTTCGCGTCCGAGGGATGAATTTCCAGATGAGGAGCTGGGTTCAGCTCATTCAACTTTCTGACCCTCCCGGTTTTCGTCAGCGTGTGCCATTGATGGGGATACCTACCGGTGTTGAGGATGAGGCTCTCTTCGAGAGCGGATTCTCCTTTAGGCTCGTAGGGAGTTTCTACGAATCGGGCCTTTCCTGACTCTGTGGCGAAACGTATCCGATCCGAAGCTACTCCCGAAAGAGACTTCGCCTCCTTCGGGTGCCATCCGTAGCGCTTTGAAATCCCTCCGTGACTTGCCTCAAAGCAGGGCCATTGAACTGCACCTTTCGCCAATAAATCGTAATCGACTCCATCAAGGACATACCGGGTCCGCTCGTTGCGAAACCGTTTCACTTCTTCGAAGACATCGGATGCCTTACCGAATCCGAAGCCGGGGTAGCCCATCCGACTCGCAACGCTACAAACAAGCTCCCAATCCGGCCGGGCATCACCCGGTGGATCCACTGCTTTTTGCATGAGAGTGATGCGACGTTCCGAGTTGACCATCGTTCCTTCGGCCTCTGCCCAGAGAGCGCCGGGAAAAAGGAAGTGAGCGTATTCGGAAGTCTCATTCCCCTCGTAAACGTCCTGCACGATTAGACAATCCACTTCCTTGAGTGCTTGGACGACCTGGCCGTTTTTCGGCATCGAGGCAACTGGGTTCGTGCCAATCACCCAAAGCGCACGGATCTTTCCCGCTTTCACCCGTTTAAACATCTCTACTGCATCGGGTCCCGGTTTAGCCTGAATCTTTTCGGAGGGAACTCCCCAAACCGAGGAGACAAACTCGCGGTCGGCACTTTCGGTGACTGTCCTCTGGCCCGGAAGACCTGCAGCAAGATAGCCTACCTCTCGTCCACCCATGGCATTGGGTTGACCCGTCAAAGAGAAAGGCCCCGAACCTAGACGGCCAATCTGTCCGGTAAGGAGGTGCAGGTTACAAATTGCTGAGGTGTGTGCGGTTCCCCGTTGCGATTGATTGAGTCCCATCGTCCAGAGACTCATCCACTTGTCAGACTCGCAAAGGATATCGAGTGCGGCAGTTATCGAAGCACCGGGTAAACCCGTAAGCTCCGAAGTCACCTCAAGAGGAAACTTGCTGACAACCGCGAGAACCCGCTCAAAACCTTCCGTGTGATCCGCGATGAATCGCTGATCAACGCACCCGCGTTGGATAAGCCCATTGAGAAGCCCGTTGAGGAGAGCTAGATCCGTCCCCGGAGCAATCTGAAGAAAAAGGTCGGCAGCTTTTGCTGTGCTGGTCAACCGCGGATCGACGACAATCA is drawn from Verrucomicrobiota bacterium and contains these coding sequences:
- a CDS encoding alginate export family protein gives rise to the protein MKNRKLIASIPFLAISGAVSLLAQDAPEPKESLLTQGFNKLEETVPGKFNINIRLRNEVFDLDTPSGNLPDGSPADRDGTAFRIRYGYTTPNFYGFTAMAEGETLTSVEGDIQPLDEAGEGTELNQLWIQYANPDYGKAKVGRQVYNLDDQRFIGSVGWRMNDQTFDGGTGDFTGIENLSAKAFYFGQQNTVTAEENDIDSFGFNFAYGFPEKATLTAFYYNIEGEDTGNAGSSNQTIGSRVVGGFSVSEQKFKYAASIAWQEAIDPSPLDYDGFYYAGDLSTNVFGVTLGAGFEILEPGFRTPYATVHKFNGFADALIPLNGFTDGLEDYYIYAGYKIPVGNGIMTKVIYHWFDPESKSAPGQNGGTEIDFVAAYKFAEYFSVVTKFGDYSTDGGVGTGGVGGNVGGLAGALDKTMFTIEINFIY
- a CDS encoding NirA family protein, which produces MNIPNQTGFSREQKNYLEGFFSGVAQRAGSSFLGETADGRITNNAGESVTGNKLEEVYGVPIEDLCKEEKIKHEEHGLDVFDKIWEHAEQDKFPEGGDVFRWKFHGLFYVKPAQDSLMLRCRIAGCALLAHQMEGLAEIAEKWGGQYAHVTTRGNFQIREIMPKDSMKVLLHLADLGLTSKGSGADNLRNVTASPTAGFDPNEVYDVLPLARNMHTYILNTREMYDLPRKFNISFDGGGSISVCADTNDIGFLAVRVGEGHGVDPGVYFRVQLCGITGHRQFASDCGLLLRPDECVPVAAAMVRVFVEHGCRTNRKKARLKYLIDDWGVEKFLEETQKKLAFTMGCLPFDECEPRFEIVRHGYLGVHPQKQKGLNYIGVVVPVGFLTPEQMRGLAKISRRYGTGDIRLTVWQNVILPHISDADLETVKGEIKALQLEYTANFVTGGLVACTGNRGCRFSSADTKGHAMKISERLSGEISLDQPINIHLTGCPNSCAQHYIGDIGLVATPVKRDGESVEGYNMVIGGGVDNEQGIARELHNGIPGDELPDVIEYMLERYMAGRERGESFLEFVRRHDIEALKTLFFNHATV
- a CDS encoding flavodoxin domain-containing protein, coding for MPQSNSYIPFVPDNAPFSADQRAWLNGFLAGMFSERPGEAVEETPAVKATILFGSQTGNAEALAGQAAKQLKSSGVEATVVDMDAYSTDKITEEENLVLVSSTYGDGEPPDNAAGLHSFLMDEGAPRLEKTSFAVFGLGDTSYPEFCKCAKDFDGRLETLGAKRLVDRVDADVEFEEPFEGWIQSLGSALASSAPTETVVAPEVSAETEVAEAYGKKNPFPAKVLQNLNLNKEGSAKETRHVSLSLEGSGLEYEVGDALAVIPLNNEKLVNDLIARLELDPKGEVMGADGASKSLEEALRSDFEITNVTKKLAEAVAASNGSESLLTLIENKKAFDEYCWGRDLLDLVTDYPVQFANGEALVSILKKLNHRLYSISSSPEAHPSEVHVTVARVFYEKEGRTRFGVCSDFLSLAPEGSEVMVYTHANKNFRPPEDLSQDAIMIGPGTGIAPFRAFMEDRIAKEASGRNWLFFGDQKCATDFLYRDTLEQWFKDGKLQRLDTAFSRDQKEKIYVQDRMREQGAELFAWLEGGASFFVCGDASRMAKDVDLALHEIIAEHGKMSEDEASGYVKKLKSEKHYQRDVY
- a CDS encoding nitrate reductase; protein product: MRGGEGDAKELATVNGETVQTESKEVRSACPYCGVGCGVVLSAKSGKIEKVRGDKLHPANEGRLCTKGTTCAIPVNHPDRLTTFQSRATRDEGFSVQSPEDTFNAVADRLRSILDESGPDSLAFYVSGQISTEAQYVANKLCKGFWGTNNIDSNSRLCMASAASGYKLSFGADSPEASYEDFDHADVFLAIGSNMADCHPILFQRVARRMKESGARLIVVDPRLTSTAKAADLFLQIAPGTDLALLNGLLNGLIQRGCVDQRFIADHTEGFERVLAVVSKFPLEVTSELTGLPGASITAALDILCESDKWMSLWTMGLNQSQRGTAHTSAICNLHLLTGQIGRLGSGPFSLTGQPNAMGGREVGYLAAGLPGQRTVTESADREFVSSVWGVPSEKIQAKPGPDAVEMFKRVKAGKIRALWVIGTNPVASMPKNGQVVQALKEVDCLIVQDVYEGNETSEYAHFLFPGALWAEAEGTMVNSERRITLMQKAVDPPGDARPDWELVCSVASRMGYPGFGFGKASDVFEEVKRFRNERTRYVLDGVDYDLLAKGAVQWPCFEASHGGISKRYGWHPKEAKSLSGVASDRIRFATESGKARFVETPYEPKGESALEESLILNTGRYPHQWHTLTKTGRVRKLNELNPAPHLEIHPSDAKRLGVEDNDLLAVTSESGDFRITAKLSKEVLPGHCFAPIHWNQAFGEKFSVNASTIEEADPLSKQPALKSASVSIKVESKGGGLGEALQHGEDRPDLYEEGFEMARANLRFLLHKPSDSETDKETRNDL